AACAAGAAGGCAAAAGGCATCACACGCAATACCTGAAATGTCTCACTGGGAACTGATAAGTCTTCTGCAGAAATTACACAAATAAAGAACTTCACACATCTTTGGACTTAAAACACCAAATTACAAGTATTCCTTGGACAAGAAGAATGGATAAGAACCTCTGTTGTGGCTACACTAAATGTCTAACTTCACTTAGAGGACAACAAGGAGAAGGGAGAAAACAATAGAAAGGAGTGCAGTTTTAAGCTTACATCAACTGAAAAAATATTCTAACCAAAATGGGAATAACTGTATTCACTGAAATATACAACAACAGAAAAATGCGAACGGCAGCATTTAAGTATATGAATGCGAGAATATACGACAACATCTGCTATGAAGGgaaaaatcaattaaattaataatCAATGTCTAAATGAACTTCCATGGTACATAAATTACAAATTGAGCTGGTGTGAATGCACCAATGAGAGTTTTTTTTTAGGGACTTCAATCACACAAGATAGCTAATGATTTCCTGCATTAGGGTATGATAGGACGGAGCAACATACATGAACTTTCATCATCTTTCCACCCATTCCCAGATTTTGGCTTATACTGCAGTCAGTCCCTGACTTCCAAGGTTTCATACTTTCACATTGGTAGAGTGTCTGTATCCTTTATTAGCTTACCTTTCAGTATGGTTTACTCTGCTTGTTGTCTCTCTTAAGTTGAACCTTTAACTTCTTACCTCCTAATTGGTAGCCATTCATGACGTTAATTGCAGATTGAGCTGCTACTGGTGAATCATAACTGACAAAGCCTGCACGCAGAAGGTAATATGGTTGGTAAAtccaattctttctttttgtttttagttgATCGAACAACTCCATATGTACCACATCAAAAGTTAGGAGAGAATAGAGGGATACTTGCCAAAACATTTGCTAACACCAGTTGCCTTATCTACGAAAACCTTAGCGCTCAAGACTCTACCAAACGTCTGAAAAGCATTTGCAAGCTCTGGATCTCCAAATTCTTGAGGGATGTGATAGATAAATAGATTAGCACCAGGAGGACCTATAAGTTCACCAGCACATTAAAGGAAGGTTAGCGATGGAGCAACGATAGGGACCTCAAAACAAATGACCAACTTGGAGAAAAAACAATCACCAACCTTCAGTTTGAGCCCCTGAACTTGTAATGATGTTAGAAGATGCAGCTAAGTTATTATTTGCAGTTGGGGATGTAGCATGGGAACTATTGTGAGACCCTTGATTTATCACTCCACCAGGATAGGACATAGGATACTGAAGACCTGGAATAGAAGGATATCCAGACCTCATATAATTGGCCGGAGAAAAACCTCTAGGTCTTAAACCAGGAGCAAGATCAGGTGATAGTCCACGGATTGCACTCCCACGGTTGACTGGCGGAACCATATTTTGGAAGCCAGGTTGATTCTGCATCTGTGGTAGTGGGTACTGCATGAGTCCATAAGTTCCAGGTGCCTACAAAAAGGATATAAAATATAACCCAAGTCCCATTTTTAAATTTCATGCATGAATGAATGTTGAAACAAGATTATATGATATGTATACTGAATAAACTCAACTACCAATTTGCAAGGAAAGTAGTATGCCATGCAAATGAGAGAGAGATCCTTTCGCTGCTGAGGTATAGTCAAGAGTGATTAATGAACCAAACCTGATACCCATATCCATTGTATAGAGGAATGTGACCCATTGGCAAGGCCCCAAACAATGAAGGTTGTTGTGCCAGATCAGTATTAGGCACTCCAGAAGCTTGGGATTGAGCTTTCTGAGCTCTCCGAGCTTGCCTTTCCTTCTCCGTATCAGCCCACTTGACAACTAGTGGAACACTTGAACCCTACAATAACAGCAATGCATAGAAACAATATTTCAACCTCGGCCAATAATACCATCAAAAAGCAGCAAAAATCAGCACAATTTGAAAAGTTGAAATATCATAAAAGTATGTTGCCGTACTTGTGGTATTGAATGCTAATATGACATTTATTTTAATTCTACAGCAGTTCTGATGTAATcatgcaaaatcacattttggaacAATAGGTCATCTTTGGGCGAAACTCCAACAAGGAGatcatattgatgaaaggaaaTCAAAAAAGACAAATAGGAGGGGGGGGATTAAATCAAAACTTCAAAACAGAATGAAAGCACCAATTGAGCAAATCGGTTAGCTAAACCAGATCCAGTTACACAACTTTAAATAAGCACAAACCTCCATTTTATGCTTTCCGTTGATGGCCTCCAGGGCTGAAACAGCTTGCTCTTTTGTCTCGTACTTCAAAAAGGCACAGCCTGCCCAGAACAATAACAATGGATAAAGACTCCGTAAGAAAAGTTTATATGACTCTGTCTATTTAAAGTTGTGAATACTGAATTCCTCGAAGGTTGATAGTAGagaaaaatacaaaatgaaataTAAATTGCTAAAAGGGTGGTTTATGTACCTTTGCTAGTCTGTTGAGAACCCCTCAGAATCTGTAAATCTTTTATCTTCCCGTAGTTAGAAAATAACGCAGAAACTTCAGCATCAGAGACATTCTTTGGAAGCATACCAACAAATAGCTTGTGTTCTAGGCAAatccaacatagagaaaattacAACTTTGCCGAAGTATTAAAGATAATCAAAAGGCTACTTTTAGCTTTACAAGTAGTTAGTAAAAAGCACCAGCATTAAATACAAATGAGACCAGGCGTGTAAAGAGAAATCACTGGAGAGAAGAACAACATAATTACAGATATGAACAATTCTCACACCTAGTCTTTCCAACTCGCCATCTGCATATTTCACTTGCAAGGGACTAGATGCCTGATTTAAGTAGAAACAACAGAACACACTTTAATTAAAGAAAGAAAGACAAATATTGACAAAACACTATAAAAGGGAACAAGGTTAAAAGCATGTAAGACTCTTCTAATCAGAAAAGGCAATTTGGCCTTCTAGTTTATATTTAGAATTCAAACAAACACAGACCCGCAATACTCAATGAAGAAAGTAAAGCAGCCAACCAAGTGTCAATAATCAAATATTTCTATTCCTGGTGGATTTTGGCCACCCAGTTTTGGActactaaagaagaaaaacaagtatTTACTTTCATTTTAACTTTTTCATTACAATTAACCTATGATAAGGTGGATACCATATTTAGGATAAGAAACTTTGATCCAGTAGAACTCTGTGATTATCAGACTTGTATGACATCTGACATGCTTTTGTAAATTACATTAACTTAAAAACTAAAAATGTTTTTTAATGAAGTAAAttctaagaaaaaaaattcaattgtcGAAGAAGATCAGACAGGATCTCCCAGTTCAGGCTACAACACACAGATTGTTAAATAACGTCGTAGATTTCTAAAGTATCTAATTACAAATCGACTTCCTTGTGAATGTGAAGATACACAAGAGACCACATACTCAAATCAGCATAAATTCACTCTTTTTCGTCCTATTTCAACATCTTAGGCTCATTACTGCGTTCGATTCTAatcttaattcttttttttttttgatcgatgttCTAATCTTAATTCTTGAAATGTAAACTTCATAATGCATACCCAACACTAATCAAAAGTCAACTTAAAAAAGATTCTCCAAACTTCACACCTAACTATCAAAAAGGTCTTGATCCAATCAATTATACACAATCCCGATTCATACAAATTTCTACATCAAATTACTTAAGGTTCCAGCTAAATATAAACTCATGCAAACtgggaaatgaaaaaaaaacaaactaaccaAATCAAATTCTCTAGAATAATACTACAGTGGTCTAAGTTCAATTCCAAACTCAAGTGATGATATGAAGATAAACAAAATCAAAGACTTACTCCAGGTAGCGTTCGTTTATTGTGACAAGCATTAACTGCTTTATCTGCTTCTTCTCTCGACGGACagatcaaaaaacaacaacctacacgcaaaatttagggttttgaattaccATAGATTCAGATCCCACATTAACGATCCACAAATTATACCAGCACTTGAAATCCAAACTTATcaacaaacaaaaattaaaatatcaagtAAATTCCAAAAGTGTAACAACGAACCTCGTGAAGTTCGAGTAGTTTTGTCTTTAATAATGTTAACTTCATCAACCAAAGAAAATTCTTTAAACATAGTAATCAGTTCAACTTCTGTCATATGTTTTGGTACTTGACCAACGAATAATTTCACACTTTCTccccctcctcctcctcctccactatCATTATTGTTATTTGTTGTTGATTCCGCCATTGTTGCCTATTCTTTCTCTCTTCCCTCAGTCTCTCtaaattttgaaaaagaaaattcagTCGATCGATCTTTTggagtcttcttcttcttgaaattcttttgtttgaaatttatttggattttattttaatttttgtaaattttggggaaaatggaGTGTTTTGGGAGGGTAAGATTGGGTCTTGATGATATTATTATAATTAAATGGTTATGTTTGTCCATGAATTATAGTTTTATTACAATATGTGACCTTGTACTTCTTTTTAACATGAGTTTACGTAAAAAACAAAGATAGGTGAATCTATGGCTTAGATTTGGTTGGATTGTATACGTGGAATGACAATAATGTACTTGGTCCTTTAAAGTAAAGCGCCGTAATTTTGCTGGGTTGGCAGTTGAAGGTTTGGTTTTGGATTAGATTTGAATTAAGGTGTGAAAGTGGATGAAGCTTTTGCATGTTTACGTGGTGAGATTTGTTCGCAAGTGTGGAGATTTACGGTGCTATCTGAACCATACAGTACAGGAAAGAAAGACAATGTCCATGCTTTTATTGAATCGTTTTGTCGATGTGAAGCCAAATTGGGGGTCATTACTCCTTACTCCTTAGTGGGTTCCCCAAATTTTGGGGCTCCACCTCAACTTTTCATACATAATGGATGTGAAATTGTGGATATAAAGGTTATTTTGCTCGAACGGATACGAATATATGATGATCATTGGGAAAAAAGaatacaaaattgattaaaaagatcaaaatcaactattatggggtgaaaaagacatgtaaaatttgatactgttcaaatagatgaaaatgtaaaaatagccaggatgtaaacagcttcatcctatccattttcaaatactttttcttatttttaatttgcatcaggatgtatccagtttcatcctcgctctttttaaagtttaagtccggatgaatccaatttcattcttgttatttttttgtgtccatttcacttatactaatttttactcgtccattaaaaccatgttttaaaaatatttggacaaatgacccattttccgaaaaaagAACTGCATCCACTGCTGTAGATTTTGAGCATCTGCTCGAATGGATATGAAGATTGTTTTGGGGGGGGGGCTGATGTACATTTTGAGCTAAAATGTAAAATGGGGAAGGAAGTTATATATTCCCTCCTAAATTTTCCAAAATCCAAATAGAGCCGAGGAAACACTTTGCATATCCTGAATCACTTTTAGATCATTTTAAGTTCCCAAAATATGATAAATTCGAAAATATCATCTTGACCAAATCGAATGGGGATCATCAGATATAATCTCATTTTTTATAGAATTATGTTTTACTTTGTTGTTGCACTTACAATTGGTGAAACCAAATCCTCCATATACTTAATTCATCAAACATTACATTTTCAGGTACTGGTAAAATCACATCGTTGGCTTACCTGGTGAAATCAACCAAATTATGCCTCTTCAAAAATTTCTACGAACAAAAAAACCTCAAAATTTCTCTATTCAAATTTTCTATCTAACAAAGACCCTCATAGCAATTGTTGTggttcagagccatctacatACTAATCTTGTGGAAGCAAACTAGCCAACAAGAAATCCTAGATTTTTCGGATTGTTCCGTGAACCTCTTTACTACGATCTAGGATGAGAAAAATAACCACACGGGTAAATGTCATAAACAAAAGCAACAAGTAATGTACTCATTGATTTAACGTgattcaacaatatacacaatgtgtgtgtattgtctacatccaccaaacggctacgactTATTTCTTTATTGTAGCACCAACTGAAAATTACACATATGATTGACTAATCAATTTGACGACTCATCACAATGTGACTGAACACAGTAAACTCTAACAACGCTCTATAACTCTAAAGTAGTATCTTCACTCTAACATGATAATGTTTACCGTATTCTCCCCCACAACGAGATGTTATTTTATGCACACACCCTTACATAAATTATCATGGACGCCTTCTGCTTAACACCAATAATTTACTCTAGCATAaccaagatgatcttcttctCAAACCAAACATGATGTCTTGCCAATGTCTCCATATGAAAATCCATAAAGACATATCTTTCAACATTGATAAGCACTCCGTAAACCCATAATAATACTTCTTCCAAAATAATGATTTCTCACATCCACCCCAAGAGGT
Above is a genomic segment from Papaver somniferum cultivar HN1 chromosome 10, ASM357369v1, whole genome shotgun sequence containing:
- the LOC113318196 gene encoding RNA-binding protein BRN1-like, whose amino-acid sequence is MAESTTNNNNDSGGGGGGGESVKLFVGQVPKHMTEVELITMFKEFSLVDEVNIIKDKTTRTSRGCCFLICPSREEADKAVNACHNKRTLPGASSPLQVKYADGELERLEHKLFVGMLPKNVSDAEVSALFSNYGKIKDLQILRGSQQTSKGCAFLKYETKEQAVSALEAINGKHKMEGSSVPLVVKWADTEKERQARRAQKAQSQASGVPNTDLAQQPSLFGALPMGHIPLYNGYGYQAPGTYGLMQYPLPQMQNQPGFQNMVPPVNRGSAIRGLSPDLAPGLRPRGFSPANYMRSGYPSIPGLQYPMSYPGGVINQGSHNSSHATSPTANNNLAASSNIITSSGAQTEGPPGANLFIYHIPQEFGDPELANAFQTFGRVLSAKVFVDKATGVSKCFGFVSYDSPVAAQSAINVMNGYQLGGKKLKVQLKRDNKQSKPY